In Scatophagus argus isolate fScaArg1 chromosome 3, fScaArg1.pri, whole genome shotgun sequence, one genomic interval encodes:
- the LOC124056640 gene encoding dnaJ homolog subfamily C member 11-like, whose protein sequence is MAASLDDDFEFNNQDYYSLLNVRKEATLEELKASYRRLCMLYHPDKHRDPELKSQAERLFNQVHQAYEVLSDDHSRAIYDIFGKKGLEVEGWEVVERKRTPAEIREEYERLQREREERRLQQRTNPKGTISVGVDATDLFDRYEEDFEEIPGGGFPHIEINKMHISQSIEAPLTNSDTAVLSGSLSTHNGTGGGNINMTVRRVTSAKGWGEVEFGAGDILGPLIGLKVFRNVTPRCFLTAQCGLQFSPRGLRPSCSLMTARHLDQNTMGYLQWRWGPNSAMTTSLVRDTKSSHFTLALQLGVPHSYLMMSYQYKFQDEDQTKVKGSVKTGWFGTVVEYGAERKISRHSVLSATVSIGVPQGVTLKIKLSRASQTYLFPVHLTDQLLPSAVFYATVGPLLVYMALHRLIIIPYTRAQKEQELELQRKSSATDIAKKKQEAESAVLLMQESVRRIIEAEESKMGLIILNAWYGKFVSDTSQKQEKAKVIDVTVPLQCLVKDSKLILTESSKAGLPGFYDPCVGEEKSLKLLYQFRGVMHQVISADTDPLRIPKQSHRIESES, encoded by the exons GCTACGTTGGAGGAGCTGAAGGCATCATATCGGAGGCTGTGTATGCTCTACCATCCTGACAAACATCGAGACCCTGAGCTGAAAAGTCAGGCTGAACGGCTTTTTAACCAGGTGCACCAGGCATACGAAG tGCTGAGTGATGATCACTCCAGAGCCATCTATGACATATTTGGGAAGAAAGGGCTTGAGGTGGAAGGCTGGGAG gtggtggagaggaagagaactCCAGCAGAAATTCGAGAGGAGTACGAaaggctgcagagagaaagagaagagaggagactGCAGCAAAGAACTAACCCCAAG GGCACCATCAGCGTGGGTGTGGATGCAACAGACCTGTTTGACCGCTACGAAGAGGATTTTGAAGAGATTCCAGGAGGAGGGTTTCCCCATATTGAAATCAACAAGATGCACATTTCCCAGTCCATAGAG GCTCCTTTGACAAACTCTGACACAGCAGTTCTGTCTGGTTCCCTCTCTACACACAATGGGACTGGAGGAGGCAACATTAACATGACTGTACGAAGAGTTACTTCAGCCAAGGGCTGGGGAGAG GTGGAATTTGGCGCAGGAGACATACTTGGACCTCTCATTGGGTTAAAGGTGTTTCGTAACGTCACTCCACGGTG TTTCTTGACTGCCCAGTGCGGTTTGCAGTTCTCTCCTCGAGGTCTGAGGCCGAGCTGTTCTCTGATGACAGCACGCCACCTGGACCAGAACACCATGGGTTATCTGCAGTGGCGCTGGGGGCCCAACAGCGCCATGACCACCAGCCTTGTCCGAGACACGAAGAGCAGCCACTTTACTCTGGCTCTGCAG CTGGGTGTGCCTCACTCCTACCTAATGATGAGCTACCAGTACAAGTTCCAGGATGAGGACCAGACTAAAGTTAAAGGCTCTGTTAA GACGGGCTGGTTTGGTACTGTGGTGGAATAcggagcagagaggaagatcAGCCGACACAGTGTCCTGTCAGCCACTGTCAGCATCGGGGTCCCTCAgggagtcacactcaaaatcAA GTTGTCACGTGCCAGTCAAACATACCTGTTTCCAGTCCACCTGACAGATCAGCTTCTGCCCAGTGCTGTCTTCTATGCTACTGTGGGACCCCTTCTGGTCTACATGGCCCTTCACCGACTGATCATCATCCCATATACACGAGCACAAAAAGAGCA agagctggagctgcagcGGAAGAGCTCAGCCACAGACATCGCCAAGAAGAAGCAGGAGGCAGAGTCTGCC GTTCTGCTGATGCAGGAGTCTGTGAGGAGAATCATAGAGGCGGAAGAATCCAAGATGG GTCTAATCATCCTGAATGCCTGGTATGGAAAGTTTGTGTCAGACACTAGCCAGAAGCAGGAGAAAGCAAAGGTGATTGACGTCACTGTGCCTCTGCAGTGCCTGGTCAAAGACTCCAAACTCATCCTCACAGAGTCttctaag gCTGGATTGCCGGGCTTCTATGACCCCTGtgtgggagaggagaagagTCTTAAATTACTGTACCAGTTCAGAGGTGTCATGCACCAAGTCATCTCTGCAGACACTGATCCGCTACGGATACCCAAGCAAT ctCACAGAATAGAGTCTGAGTCCTAG